In Kryptolebias marmoratus isolate JLee-2015 linkage group LG22, ASM164957v2, whole genome shotgun sequence, a single window of DNA contains:
- the zgc:65997 gene encoding C-factor, with translation MAAPVALIQGASRGLGLEFCKHILKYKSPAAVLATCRNPDAAAELRGLAGQHSDRLTVFKLDVNLEEDIRAAAERVRDNFGRLDLLINSSAVLHPSGRGETSLRDVTAQGVISTLTTNAVGPLVMARYFAPLLQKGSGGFGRQPAEKTERHGGIIVNITAKVGSIGDNGLGGWYSYRMSKAALNMATRNIAIELGRSRPKVVCVSLHPGTVNTDLSRPYHKNVPKDKLFSTEHSVSCLMSIINTLSIEKTGKAYSWDGTELPW, from the exons ATGGCTGCTCCCGTCGCTCTTATACAAGGGGCCAGCAGAGGGCTGGGGCTGGAGTTctgcaaacatattttaaaatacaaaagtccAGCTGCTGTCTTGGCGACATGTCGGAACCCGGACGCTGCAGCCGAGTTGCGGGGCCTTGCCGGACAACACTCGGACAGGCTGACGGTTTTCAAGCTGGACGTGAACCTGGAGGAGGACATCCGCGCGGCCGCGGAGCGGGTCAGGGACAACTTCGGTCGACTGGATCTCCTCATCAACTCCTCGGCGGTGCTTCACCCCTCCGGGAGAGGAGAGACGAGCCTGAGGGATGTCACTGCACAG GGTGTCATTTCCACCTTGACAACCAACGCCGTGGGCCCCCTGGTGATGGCCAGATATTTCGCCCCCCTCCTCCAGAAAGGAAGCGGCGGTTTCGGGCGGCAGCCTGCAGAGAAAACCGAGCGGCACGGCGGCATCATCGTCAACATCACTGCTAAAGTGGGCTCCATCGGAGACAACG GACTCGGTGGGTGGTACAGCTACAGGATGTCCAAAGCAGCTCTCAATATGGCAACCAGGAATATAGCTATAGAGCTGGGCCGCAGTCGACCCAAG GTGGTGTGTGTGTCCTTACATCCGGGCACAGTCAACACAGACCTCTCCCGGCCTTATCACAAGAATGTGCCCAAAGACAAGCTGTTCAGCACTGAGCACTCTGTGAGCTGTCTGATGAGCATCATAAACACACTAAGCATTGAAAAGACTGGAAAGGCGTACAGCTGGGATGGTACTGAACTGCCCTGGTGA